GTCTTGTTCTTCCTGAAGGTAACATTATCAGAGCAGTTTTTGGATTTGTTGGTAATAATAACGTGGCTTTATTTATTGCAATGATAGTATCCGGATTTGTGTTGAGAAAATACCTAGTACCAACACACGGCGCTAACTTATGGAAATATATTGACGCAGTATCAGATAAAGTAGGTAATATATTAATGGTTATAGGTACAGGAGGAAGTTTCGCTGCTGTTTTACAAGGAAGTGGAGTAGGAGATGCCTTAGTTGAATTATTAACTAGTTTTAACATGCCTCTTTTACTACTGGCATTCCTCTTAGCTATGATAATACGTGCAGCAGTTGGTTCAGCAACAGTTGCTATGTTAACTACTGTTGCAATAGTTGGACAAGGTGCTGTATCTCTAGGTTATTCACCTGTTATCATAGGTTTAGCTATTTGTGCGGGTACAGTAGGATTAACATTACCGACAGATGCTGCATTCTGGTTACCAGCTCGATATAATAATTTGACTGTAAACGAAGCGGTAGTAGCATCAACTATACCAAATACATTAGCAAGTATTATAGCCTTTATAGTTATACTAGTTTTACAAAGTTTTGTAAATGTTTTACCAGGTATGTTTTAATAGGAACTAAGAATTAGAAGCATCTCACATGTAGAAATACTTGTGAGATGCTTTTGACTTAATCCATATTTTCAATAGGGAAGTCAGTATTGAGAATAATGTTGTATTTTGGTAAAATGTACATGTAGATTTGTTAAAATGAAAAAAAGGGGTGTTTTTATTGAAAAGAATAAGAGATATAATAATGGGTTTGCTAATGGGGGTAATATTAACTACAAGTATTGCATTTGCAGCAGGTACAATGATAGAAGTAAGTTTTACAGATCTTACTTACATATTTAATGGAACTAAAAAGGAGCCACCTTCAGGACAAAGAGGATTTATATATAAGGATACAACTTATGTGCCATTGAGGTTTGTAGCAGAATCCTTAGGAGAAGAGGTAGGCTGGGATGGGGACACCAAGACTATCCATGTAGGGCTAGCGCCAGTTGACCCAAGAAGTAATGTACTTGAAGAACTTAATGTATATGTACATAACGTGTATACAAAAAACGGAGAAACTTATATGACTGTGGAAGAAATAGATTGGTTAGGACTTGATGATGTAGAAAGGTTAAGTGAATTAGGACTTGGAGAGGAAGATTTACCAAATGGTTACCATCTAGATCCAAGCGGAGTAAGGAAGGAATATTTAGTTTCTAACAAAGCTACTGTAAAAGTGTATGATTTTAGTTCCTTAGACGATAATAATCCATGGAAAGTAGAATCTTTGAACAAACATGAATTTTATCAAATGTATCCTTATGAAATAACTATTTCAGGTGGAGTTATTACTGAAATAGTTCAAAATTATATACCATAATATTATAACTATAGGCCTGCAAGGAATACTGCAGGCCTAATATGTTTAAAGGAGATGCTTAACTAAGTCCAGTTATCTAATTTACTTTATTTTTATTTGTCTTTAAAATCCCTATATATATTCCTTATTGCTTAAATTTAAACTTTATTTTAAACATTTACGTTTTGAAATGTTTAAAAGTAGGACTAACTTCTGATATACTGAAAACAGTAACGCATTAAGTAAAAACAATTACTAAAATAAATTTTATGGAGGCTATTTCATGTATAAGTCCAGTATATTCATAGAAATATATACTAAATACAAAGAATTTATAAATAGTCATTTCGAGTATATTTCTAATTATGATATCCAAAATGAAATATCTAATTTAAAAATCAAATATAGATTGGATAGTTTTGATTATCCTTATAACATTGAATATAAGCTAAAAAATATAGTGGAAGAAGAAATAAAGAATATGGCTTATTATAATATAAAAAAGAAGGGTATATCTCAAGATGAAGATAATGAAATTGGATATAAGGAGCAAATGGGTGAAATAGTAGCGAGCTCAATATTTGTTGATATTATTAAACAAATGTATTTAGAAAAAAGATTACTTAAGAAAGAATTTTTATTACATATAAATATACTAGAAACTTTATGGGCTCACTTAGGAAATGGTTTCTTTTTTGATATTAAGAATACAGATTGGAATAGATTATTTGAATATTCCATAGATTTATATTATGTTAATCCTTTTTTACATTCAATAATTAGGGACGAATTAAATGTTTTAATAAAAGCAACTAAATATCTAAAAAAACAAGGGATTATATTTGAAATTATTGAAGGAAAAATTATTCTAACAGATGAATCTCATTATTTAATTCACTCGAAACTAGAAAAAATGATAGAAAGTATAGGTGGATTGAATACATTATTAGAAATATTTAATAGAGAAATAGAACCTAGATATAATCCGAAATTAGATAGGTACCTGATTCATAGAAATAAATCAACAATGGGTGAAACTAGTGGTATTGTGAGGGTTCCTTATAATTATCTGATTAATATATGTGGTAAGTTTTGGGGTTATGGTTTAAAAGTACTTACAGCGAAAGGTATAGATGATATATACAAAGAAATTATGCAATTGAGTAGTTATTATTTAATTGCTTTAGGACTTCAAGGATCTTCAATATTTGAAGATATGATGGTGGACTATAAAAATATACCAGAATATATTAGTAATAACATAATTTTTGAAAATCTTTATATTCCTGTACAATATAATCCAAATTTTGTACTAGAGGTACTTGACAATCTTTATAGGCCCCTTTTTAATAAGACCAAATATAAAGAATTTACCTTTGATGAATATTACAAAGTCACATCCACAATATTAAAAAATTACAAGCATTGTTCAATAATTACCCTAAGAGAATTAATATCCAAGACTAGAATTAAAAGAACTGTTTTATCCAAGATATTACCTCAGATATCACAATTTAAAGATAATATCAATAATGACTTTATACAAATGTTAACACCAACTAATCTTTTTAGTAAACCTTTAGTTTTGTTAGACAAAGATGTATATTTCCTAGTATCACCATATTTTTGTGGGTATTCATTTTTAACTGTAATGCATGATATCTTAAAACGGGAAGGAGTTCCTGCTCTAAATAGAGAACTGGGTAAAACACTTGAAGGATATGTAAAGAAAAAATTAGAGGATAAGAATTTTAAATATCACAGTGGCCATTAT
The DNA window shown above is from Tissierella sp. Yu-01 and carries:
- a CDS encoding copper amine oxidase N-terminal domain-containing protein, with translation MKRIRDIIMGLLMGVILTTSIAFAAGTMIEVSFTDLTYIFNGTKKEPPSGQRGFIYKDTTYVPLRFVAESLGEEVGWDGDTKTIHVGLAPVDPRSNVLEELNVYVHNVYTKNGETYMTVEEIDWLGLDDVERLSELGLGEEDLPNGYHLDPSGVRKEYLVSNKATVKVYDFSSLDDNNPWKVESLNKHEFYQMYPYEITISGGVITEIVQNYIP